Genomic window (Streptomyces sp. RerS4):
GTACGTGCCACCCCACCGGGTGACCGGCACCGTGCGCGGCGCCGGCCCGATGCTCAGCCCGCCCAGCACCACCCCGTCGCCGTCGTCCACCAGCAGGTCCCGGGGGTACGACACGCCGTCCAGCGCGGCCCGCGCCGCCAGCACCGCGGACTGCGGCACGCCGAGCGAGCGGGCCAGTCCCAGCGCCCCCGCCGGCCCGACCGGCACCAGCGACACCACGGCCTCCGGACGGTCGCCGCCCAGGTCACCCAGGTCACCCAGGTCACCCACGTCGCCCCGCTCGCCCCACTCCCGGTGCAGCAGCCCCACGGCGCGCACCAGCGCCCGGTCGTCGCCCACGACCACCGGCCGCCGATGACCCCGGCGGGCGAGTGCCCGCGCAAATTCCTCCTGCGAATCCGGGAGGCAGATTTTCGCCGCGGCCCCCGCTGACAAGACATCCTTCGCGATTCGCACGGACTCGCCGTCAAGACGGCGGGCGACCGGGTCGATGAGCACGAGCAGTCCGCCGACCGGCGCACCCGCTTGGCTCATGGCGGGCTCTGGAGCCGACACCTCGGTCCTTCCTCGGGTAGCATCTTTGTGCAAGAGGCCCTTGCGCTATTGCGCCAGGGCCTTCGTCTATTCCGGGGCACCGGTCCGACGGCTCAGCCTGCGGTGTACATCGTCGTACGCCCCCTGACCTTGGACATGCCCCATCCGGAAGAGGTGTACGCCTGTGCCCGCTCTTGTGCTGCTCGGAGCTCAGTGGGGTGACGAGGGCAAGGGAAAGGCCACCGACCTGCTCGGTGGATCCGTTGACTATGTGGTGCGCTACCAGGGTGGCAACAACGCCGGCCACACGGTCGTCGTAGGCGACCAGAAGTACGCGCTGCACCTTCTCCCTTCCGGCATCCTCTCCCCCGGATGCACCCCGGTCATCGGTAACGGTGTCGTCGTGGACCCGGCCGTCCTGCTCTCCGAGCTGCACGGTCTGAACGAGCGCGGCATCGACACGTCCAAGCTGCTCATCAGCGGTAACGCGCACCTGATCACGCCGTACAACGTCACCCTCGACAAGGTCGGCGAGCGCTTCCTCGGCAAGCGCAAGATCGGCACCACCGGTCGCGGCATCGGTCCGACGTACGCGGACAAGATCAACCGCATCGGCATCCGCGTCCAGGACCTCTACGACGAGTCGATCCTCACGCAGAAGGTCGAAGCGGCGCTGGAGGGCAAGAACCAGCTCCTCGCGAAGCTCTACAACCGCCGCGCGATCGACGCCGCCGCGATCGTGGAGGAGATGCTCCAGTACGCGGAGCAGATCAAGCCGTACGTCGCCGACACCACCCTCATCCTCAACAACGCGCTGGACGAGGACAAGGTCGTGCTCTTCGAGGGCGGCCAGGGCACCCTGCTCGACGTCGACCACGGCACGTACCCCTTCGTGACCTCCTCGAACCCCACCGCCGGCGGCGCCTGCACCGGCACCGGCGTGGGCCCGACGAAGATCAGCCGCGTCATCGGCATCCTGAAGGCCTACACGACCCGTGTCGGCGCCGGCCCGTTCCCGACCGAGCTGTTCGACGAGGACGGCGAGGCGCTGCGGCGCATCGGTGGCGAGCGCGGTGTCACCACCGGCCGTGACCGCCGCTGTGGCTGGTTCGACGCGCCGATCGCCCGTTACGCCACCCGCGTGAACGGTCTGACGGACTTCTTCCTCACCAAGCTGGACGTGCTGACCGGCTGGGAGGAGATCCCGGTCTGCGTCGCGTACGAGATCGACGGCAAGCGCGTCGAGGAGCTCCCGTACTCGCAGTCGGACTTCCACCACGCGAAGCCGATCTACGAAACCCTCCCGGGCTGGTCCGAGGACATCACCAAGGCCCAGACCTTCGCGGACCTGCCGAAGAACGCGCAGAACTACGTGAAGGCCCTGGAGGAGATGTCGGGCGCCCCGATCTCCGCGATCGGCGTCGGCCCCGGCCGCACCGAGACGATCGAGATCAACTCGTTCATCTAAAAGCAGTACGCAGTACGCAGAGCAGCAGTACGCACCCCACAGGGGCGGTCCCGCACACCGCGCGGGCCCGCCCCTGTGGCGTGTCCGGGGCTCAGCGCGGCGCCCCGGGCCAGGCGGCGAGTGCCAGTTCGGCGGTTTCGGTCAGCTCGGTCGCCGTGGCTCCGTCGCGGGCGCGCTGGGACATGCCCTGGATGACGGCGGCGAAATACGCGGCCAGGGCACGGGGGTCGGCCGAGCCCGGTAGTTCGCCGGTCCGCTGTGCCGTCTGAAGGCGGGCCCGGAAGACCTCCAGGTTCCTGTTGCGCAGGTCGCGCAGGAACGCCCCCACCTCGACGTCCCGCGGGGTGACGTCGGTGGCCGCGCTGGGCCGGGTCGGACAGCCGGAAGACGTGGCCGACACCGTGGCCTTCCTCGCCTCCGACGACGCACGCTGGGTGACCGGCCGCGTGATCGACGCGACGGGCGGCGCCGGCCTGTAGCCGAAACTTTTTCCCGCTTCCTGTCACATCCGCTCGCTCCCCCGGGTCATTGCAGTGAAGACGCAACGCAGAGACCCCAAGGAGAGCAACCATGACGGACAACGCCACCACCTCGATCTCCCGGATGCCGAACCCCGGCGAGTTCGTGCCCGAGCTGGCCGACGTCAGTGCCGCCCTGTTCCGGGCCACCGGCAACCGTTCGGTGCCGCGCAGCACCATGAGCCTGGTGCACCTGCGGGCCGGGCAGATCGTCGGGAACACCTACCTGACCGTCCTGAACACCAGCTTCCTGCGGAAGGCCGGGGTGTCCGAGGAGCGGATCACCGCCGTCTCCTCCTGGCAGGACGCCCCGTACTTCTCGGACGCCGAGCGGGCGGCGCTCGCGCTGGTCGAGGCCACCCTCCAGCCGGCCCCGTACGGCAAGGAGCGGGTCTCGGACGAGCTGTACGCGGAGGTGGCGAAGCACTACGACGACAAGGCGCTGGCCACGCTCACCATCGCGATCGGCCAGATCAACTTCTTCATCGCCCTGGCCGTCATCGGCAAGCCGCAGCCGGTGGCCTCCCTCGCCGACCAGCAGTGGGACTGAGCCGGCGCGCGGCGCCCGTCGTCCGGGCCTAGCCTGAGACAGCCTAGTCTGAGACAGCCGTTCAGGTCCCCGGACGACGGGAGGCGCGCAGGTGCTACCGATACCCGTACGGCTACGCCTGGCCGCGTTGGCGGCCACGGCGGCGGCCGTCCTCATCGCCCCGACCGCCCCGACCGGCGCGGTGGGCGCGGTCCACGTCGAGGACACCCCCTTCCCGCCGCTCACCCCGGCCGTCGCCGCCGAGCTGGACGCGGCCATCCAACGCACCCTGCGCGAGACGCGCGTACCCGGCGTGGTCGTCGGTCTGTGGGCCCCGGGCAAGGGGAGCTACGTGAAGACCTTCGGGGTGGCGGACAAGGCGACGTCCGCCCCCATGAAGACCGACCTCAACTTCCGCATCGGCAGCGAGACCAAGACGTTCACGGTCACCGCCTTGCTCCAGCTGGTGGACCAGCACAAGCTGAGCCTGGACGACCCCATCGGGAAGTACGTCAGCGGTGTCCCGAACGGCGACCGCATCACCCTGCGCGAGCTCGCCGGCATGCGCAGCGGGCTCTACAACTACAGCGAGGACCCCGACTTCGACAAGGCACTCCTCGCCGGGCAGGTCTTCACGCCGCAGCAGTTGCTGGACTACTCCTTCAAGCACGGCGTGCAGTTCGCGCCGGACGCGAAGTTCGACTACTCCAACACCAACCTGATCCTGCTCGGCCTGGTGATCGAGAAGGTGACGGGCCGGTCGATCCAGCAGGTCGTCAACGACGACGTGGTGAAGCCGGCCGGACTCCGCCGCACCCTCTTCCCGACCGGCGCCGAGTACCCCGACCCGCACCCGCAGGGCTACACCGAGGTGTCGGACAAAATCGTCAACGCGACGGACTGGAACCCCTCCTGGGCATGGGCCGCCGGCGCGGTCATCTCCGACCTCCAGGACCTCCGCAGCTGGGCCAAGACCCTGGCCACGGGCACGCTGCTGACCCCCGCGACCCAGGCGGAACGCCTGAAGACGAAGCCGATCGGCGAGATCCCGGGCGCGGGCTACGGCCTGGGCGTCTTCGACGTCCAGGGCTGGATCGGCCACAACGGGTCCCTGCCGGGCTACGAGAGCCTGACCGTGTACCTGCCGGAGGAGCAGGCGACGATGGTCGTCCTGCTCAACACGGACGCCCTGGTGGACGGGCAGGAGCCGAGCACGCTGTTCGGCGAGGCGATCACCGACATCGTGACGCCGGACCACGTCTACCCGGGCCACAAGGTGACGGCTCCCCGCCCGAGCTAGTACCGATCAGTATCCGCCGGCGTGGACGAGGTGTCCGTAGAACCGGTTGCCGACGGGGGAGTTGGGGTCCCCGGTGAAGCCGTACGAGGCCGGCTGGGCGGCGGCGTCGGCGCGGAGCTTGCTGATGACCTGGGCCGGTGTCATTCCGGCGCAGGGGCCGGCGAGACACAGGGCGGCGGTGCCGGCGACGTGTGGCGAGGCCATCGAGGTGCCCGAGAGCACCGTCGTGGTGTCGCCGGAGCCCCTGACGAGACGGGTGGACAGGATGCACACCCCCGGAGCGGCGATGGTGTGGCCGGCGTCCGCGGACCCGATGGTGGTGAAGTTGGAGAAGGAGGCGTACCTGTCGTCCGTGCCGGTGAAGCAGCTGAACGTGCCGCCTCCACCCGGTTGGCCGTTGGCGTCCTGCATGGCGGTGACGGCGAGCACCTCGTCGTAGGCGGCCGGAACGGCCTGGGCCAGGTCTCTGCCTTCGTTGCCGGCCGCGACCACGACCGTCACACCTGCCTGGTTCACCACCCGGCAGATCGCGAAGTGCATCACGTCGTTGTTGGTCAGCCCGCAGTTGCCGTCGTCCGAACCCCGGCCGCCCAGGCTCATGTTGATCACGTCGATGCCCTCGCTCTGGGCGTGTTCGGCCACCCAGTCGAGCCCGCACGCGAAGTGCGAGAACCGGCCGCGGCCGCCGGCGTTGAGCACCTTGATCGCGTACAGGCGGGCGCCGGGTGCGGTCCCCACGACGTCCACATCGTTGTCCTCCGCCCCGACCGTGCCGGCGACGTGCGTGCCGTGGCCGTTGTCGTCCTGCGGCGGCTGGTTTCCGGGCTGCCCCAGACAGTTGAACCCGCCGGCCACGTTGAGGTCGGGGTGGGTCATGTCGATCCCCGTGTCGAGGACCGCCACTCCGGCGTCCACCGAACCGGTGCCGTTCCCGGCCTGTGTGCTGCTCTGGTCCGCTTCCACCCGGTCCACTCCGGTGGGCAGGACCTGTGCGGCGGCCTGGACCGACCGGTCGTCGCCCACCATCATCACGCTGGGATCCGCCCGCAGCCGTGCCACCTGGGATTCGGGAAGAAGGGCCGAGTAGCCGGTGAAGGCGTGCCGGTAGACGAATTCGGGCTCTCCCCCGTAGCGGCGGCGGTGTTCCTCCACGATCGAGTCGACCCGGGCCCTCGTGGAGTCCCGGAGGACGACCACGTAGCGGCCCATGGCCTGCTGTGTACCCGTGGGTTCGGCCGTCACCGGCCCGCCGGCCGGCAGCCCTGCCAGCGCCCCCGCCAATACCGCGGTCGCGACGGCCACCCTGCCCGGCAGCCATCTGGCCCACTTCTCGAACGCCATGTCCGACTCCTGTTCGATGGTCGCCGCCCGGAACGCGCGTCCGGACATCGAACAGGAGCAAACAGCACGCCCACCCCCGAACCTGTCCGAAGCCGCGGCGCTCCGCTGCGGCTCCCCCGAACGGCTCACGCCCCGGGCCACCATCGGCGGCACGGCCGACCCCGCGCTACGCCCGCGCGGCCCACCCGGCGAAGCCGGCCCACGCGGCGGGGGCCACCGTCAGACTCGGCCCGAGGTTCTTCGAGTCCCGCACGTGGACCGCGTGCGGGCACCCGGCGACCTCGACGCAGGCGCCGCCACTGCTGTCGCTGTAGCTCGACTTCCGCCAGTCGTACGCCACCTCGACGCAGGCGCCGCCGCCGCCGTCGCTGTAGCTCGACTTGAACCACTTCAGGGTGCCTGCCATCGCTACTCTCCCGCCAACCTCTCGATGAAACCCAGCGATTCACGTGGGTCCAAGGCCTGTGCGCGGATCTTCGCATACCGCTGGGCGTAGAGGCTCACCTTGCCCGGATCGCTGATCAACATGCTCTCGTCCTGCTGCTCCATATACAGCAGCCGCTCATGGCGCGGTGTTTCGACAAGGCTCATGGCCCCACTCGTACCAGCATGTTCACCGGAGAAGCCACAGTCCAGTGGCAGTACCTGCACTGTCACACTGCGGCGCTGGGCAAGCTCGGCCAGGTACCGGAACTGGGCGCGCATGATGGCCTTGCTGCCGATGCCTCGGCGCAACGCGCCTTCGTCGACCACGAACTCGACGAGAGCAGTCGGGTCACGATCGAACAGCGCCTTCCGCGCCATGCGACCCTCGATCAGCTCTTGGACACGTTGCTCCGACAGCACCGGATATCCACCCTCGAAAAGGGCACGGGCGTAGTCCTCGGTCTGGAAGATCCCGTAGATCACTCGCGTCTCGAAGAGGCAGAGGGTCAGTGCCTCCTGTTCCAGGCTGAAGAAGTCTTGGAAGTGTGGGGCAAACGTATCGACCCGTACCAGTTCCCGCGCGAAGTCGAACGCGCCCAGCCCATTCCCGATCTTTCCCTCCAGCTTGACCAGCATCTCGTCGCTCGCCGGTTGCGCGCAGGTTTCCAAAGCGCTGATGGCAGCACCCGAGTAGCCCAGGATCACGCCGAGCTCCCTCTGAGTCAGCCCTGCCCGCTCCCTGAGCACTCTCGCCAGGTGAGCCACCAGCCGGGTCACGCCACTGGCCTGCCGCTTGTTCGAAGACTTCGCCATTCGATCAACCCCGAACTCAACCGAACTCAACCGAACTCAACCAGCGCGGCCTGAGTTTCTACCGTTTGGAGCCCTTGAGTCGGGGCTCTGGAAAACGGTAGACCTGACGCATCACCCTTGTTCCATGAACACCGAAAGCGATTCCGCCAACCCCCAAAAGCCCGGCTGGGTTCCCGCTCACGGCATCTCAATCCGCAAGGCTGGCGTGCAATTTGACGCGCTACGTGTGGACGGTGACATGGGACGGAACCTCGCCGATCTCCTCGTCACGCTCACGGGCGGTGACCCCGGTCCGATCGTCGTACAGGCCAACGGGCGCCGGCCGGTGTACTTCCTGATCGCCGTCGACAGCGCACAACACCGGCTCTGGCCACCCGGGTTCACGCGGCTCACCTCGGGCCCGCGCCGCAGCACCTACCTCCCCATCCCCTGCCTCGACGGCGTGTGGCCGCTCGCGTGGCGGTGTCCGCCGAGCGGGGAGGACGGTTCGTGCACGCGCTGCTGCTCCACCGCGCGGCCGGGCTCTACCAGGCGAGTTGGGAGATCTCCTCACAGACCACCGCGCACGCGTCGGCCGCCGGGTCGATCAACGGGAAGTGACCGACGCCCTCGACCATCGTCAGGCCGACCATCTCGCCCGCCTTCGCCGCCGCCGCCACGTACGACTCCGCCACCGCCGGCGGGACCACGATGTCCTCCCGCCCCTGCACCACGGCGGTGGCGATCCCCGTCGGCAGCAGCGCCGCAGGATCGGCGGACGGCAGCCGCTCGTCCCAGTACTCCGGACCGCCCAGCAGCTGCGCGGACGCGCCCCCGCACACACCCAGCCCCTCCGCCACCGCGAAGTCCGCGATGGGGGCCAGAGCCACCACGCCGCGCAACTCCGGCGGGGAAGGCAGCCTCCACGGGGACCCGTACGGCAGGACGTGCCGGGCGGCGGCCCACAGCGCGAGATGACCGCCCGCCGAGTGGCCCGTCACCACGGTCCGGCGGCAATCGGCCGACGGGAGCGCACCGGCAGCCAGCTCGGGCAGCGCGTCCATGGCGGCGGCGACGTCGTCGAAGGTC
Coding sequences:
- a CDS encoding diacylglycerol kinase — its product is MSQAGAPVGGLLVLIDPVARRLDGESVRIAKDVLSAGAAAKICLPDSQEEFARALARRGHRRPVVVGDDRALVRAVGLLHREWGERGDVGDLGDLGDLGGDRPEAVVSLVPVGPAGALGLARSLGVPQSAVLAARAALDGVSYPRDLLVDDGDGVVLGGLSIGPAPRTVPVTRWGGTYRSLLRTLLPSPAAPPGRRVHRLRVEVDGVVLADVEHPVEDVAVRTSGVGGPAEVVVRLAGAAPLTGCAEAITVSGASGADFRYRADHALAGPVRRRTWTVRRAAWSLTLPR
- a CDS encoding adenylosuccinate synthase, with the protein product MPALVLLGAQWGDEGKGKATDLLGGSVDYVVRYQGGNNAGHTVVVGDQKYALHLLPSGILSPGCTPVIGNGVVVDPAVLLSELHGLNERGIDTSKLLISGNAHLITPYNVTLDKVGERFLGKRKIGTTGRGIGPTYADKINRIGIRVQDLYDESILTQKVEAALEGKNQLLAKLYNRRAIDAAAIVEEMLQYAEQIKPYVADTTLILNNALDEDKVVLFEGGQGTLLDVDHGTYPFVTSSNPTAGGACTGTGVGPTKISRVIGILKAYTTRVGAGPFPTELFDEDGEALRRIGGERGVTTGRDRRCGWFDAPIARYATRVNGLTDFFLTKLDVLTGWEEIPVCVAYEIDGKRVEELPYSQSDFHHAKPIYETLPGWSEDITKAQTFADLPKNAQNYVKALEEMSGAPISAIGVGPGRTETIEINSFI
- a CDS encoding carboxymuconolactone decarboxylase family protein, yielding MTDNATTSISRMPNPGEFVPELADVSAALFRATGNRSVPRSTMSLVHLRAGQIVGNTYLTVLNTSFLRKAGVSEERITAVSSWQDAPYFSDAERAALALVEATLQPAPYGKERVSDELYAEVAKHYDDKALATLTIAIGQINFFIALAVIGKPQPVASLADQQWD
- a CDS encoding serine hydrolase domain-containing protein, which encodes MPVRLRLAALAATAAAVLIAPTAPTGAVGAVHVEDTPFPPLTPAVAAELDAAIQRTLRETRVPGVVVGLWAPGKGSYVKTFGVADKATSAPMKTDLNFRIGSETKTFTVTALLQLVDQHKLSLDDPIGKYVSGVPNGDRITLRELAGMRSGLYNYSEDPDFDKALLAGQVFTPQQLLDYSFKHGVQFAPDAKFDYSNTNLILLGLVIEKVTGRSIQQVVNDDVVKPAGLRRTLFPTGAEYPDPHPQGYTEVSDKIVNATDWNPSWAWAAGAVISDLQDLRSWAKTLATGTLLTPATQAERLKTKPIGEIPGAGYGLGVFDVQGWIGHNGSLPGYESLTVYLPEEQATMVVLLNTDALVDGQEPSTLFGEAITDIVTPDHVYPGHKVTAPRPS
- a CDS encoding S8 family serine peptidase, with product MSGRAFRAATIEQESDMAFEKWARWLPGRVAVATAVLAGALAGLPAGGPVTAEPTGTQQAMGRYVVVLRDSTRARVDSIVEEHRRRYGGEPEFVYRHAFTGYSALLPESQVARLRADPSVMMVGDDRSVQAAAQVLPTGVDRVEADQSSTQAGNGTGSVDAGVAVLDTGIDMTHPDLNVAGGFNCLGQPGNQPPQDDNGHGTHVAGTVGAEDNDVDVVGTAPGARLYAIKVLNAGGRGRFSHFACGLDWVAEHAQSEGIDVINMSLGGRGSDDGNCGLTNNDVMHFAICRVVNQAGVTVVVAAGNEGRDLAQAVPAAYDEVLAVTAMQDANGQPGGGGTFSCFTGTDDRYASFSNFTTIGSADAGHTIAAPGVCILSTRLVRGSGDTTTVLSGTSMASPHVAGTAALCLAGPCAGMTPAQVISKLRADAAAQPASYGFTGDPNSPVGNRFYGHLVHAGGY
- a CDS encoding DUF397 domain-containing protein translates to MAGTLKWFKSSYSDGGGGACVEVAYDWRKSSYSDSSGGACVEVAGCPHAVHVRDSKNLGPSLTVAPAAWAGFAGWAARA
- a CDS encoding helix-turn-helix transcriptional regulator, with translation MAKSSNKRQASGVTRLVAHLARVLRERAGLTQRELGVILGYSGAAISALETCAQPASDEMLVKLEGKIGNGLGAFDFARELVRVDTFAPHFQDFFSLEQEALTLCLFETRVIYGIFQTEDYARALFEGGYPVLSEQRVQELIEGRMARKALFDRDPTALVEFVVDEGALRRGIGSKAIMRAQFRYLAELAQRRSVTVQVLPLDCGFSGEHAGTSGAMSLVETPRHERLLYMEQQDESMLISDPGKVSLYAQRYAKIRAQALDPRESLGFIERLAGE
- a CDS encoding alpha/beta hydrolase, with product MTDPAVERDAAEAASAFAHPPVAPDASAAYGEHPDQVIDFYRPRGGVGALAPLVVVLHGGAWRAPYDRQHITPFVDLLARRGFAVANVEYRRGSSLPHQDVEGPVAGRWPETFDDVAAAMDALPELAAGALPSADCRRTVVTGHSAGGHLALWAAARHVLPYGSPWRLPSPPELRGVVALAPIADFAVAEGLGVCGGASAQLLGGPEYWDERLPSADPAALLPTGIATAVVQGREDIVVPPAVAESYVAAAAKAGEMVGLTMVEGVGHFPLIDPAADACAVVCEEISQLAW